The following are from one region of the Halarcobacter sp. genome:
- a CDS encoding PhnD/SsuA/transferrin family substrate-binding protein, whose amino-acid sequence MKKIILIILLIITLLQAENYKYEATCGFLYQGTILTKFKEARVALRSWIEELIKKDGGKAYVNFYKNEEKLYRDLRDNKLDMIVLTAPYFFRNKEDIYKHAKDFWSLDFGSGKYIYYYLIGKNDINNGSFKTLKNKTLSIQKNDSIGKVWLNKNTYELNKEKAEKILKTIRYEEKDSSVVLNVYFGKSDYAIINKRVWDDMLALNPAIVKKVKIIEKTDIGQLNSIGMYSKNTKQIIIDSVFKIGLEMDKDEGYNNVIDILYKTTMYKLEEHDLDNLIKYYDDYFKLEEKYN is encoded by the coding sequence ATGAAAAAGATTATATTAATAATTCTTTTAATAATTACTTTATTACAAGCAGAAAATTATAAATATGAAGCAACTTGTGGTTTTTTATATCAAGGAACTATTTTAACAAAATTTAAAGAGGCAAGAGTAGCTTTAAGAAGTTGGATAGAAGAGTTGATAAAAAAAGATGGTGGCAAGGCTTATGTTAATTTTTATAAGAATGAAGAAAAGCTTTATAGAGATTTAAGAGACAATAAACTTGATATGATAGTTCTTACAGCACCATATTTCTTCAGAAATAAAGAAGATATATATAAACATGCAAAAGATTTTTGGAGTTTAGACTTTGGAAGTGGAAAATATATTTATTATTATCTAATTGGAAAAAATGATATAAATAATGGTAGTTTCAAAACTTTAAAAAACAAGACTTTAAGTATACAAAAAAATGATAGTATAGGAAAAGTTTGGCTGAATAAAAATACTTATGAGCTTAATAAAGAAAAAGCTGAAAAAATTTTAAAAACAATTAGATACGAAGAAAAAGACAGTAGTGTTGTATTGAATGTCTACTTTGGCAAAAGTGATTATGCAATTATTAATAAAAGAGTTTGGGATGATATGTTAGCTTTAAATCCTGCAATAGTAAAAAAAGTAAAAATTATTGAAAAAACAGATATAGGACAGTTAAATTCTATAGGGATGTATTCAAAAAATACAAAACAGATAATTATTGATTCAGTATTTAAAATTGGTCTTGAAATGGATAAAGATGAAGGTTACAATAATGTAATTGATATCTTATATAAAACTACAATGTATAAACTAGAAGAACATGATTTAGATAATTTAATTAAATACTATGATGATTATTTTAAACTAGAGGAAAAGTATAATTGA
- a CDS encoding HAMP domain-containing sensor histidine kinase: MKLNLFSKIFIITFVIFLSVLSIYMYELRESQKNSLIKNIEIKANSLGDTITFINSDNMIIDDEVKILESLLNYVTLNKDIDSLVLSKRGNYQLLVKHNSWKQLEKKLKKNQFKNKIAKSIFTDKKVYKYLYPIVFSGIEWGFLYFELSIDEYNAQLEQLNKQFYILVFFMLISSFFISYILARIISKPIIKLNNISNLISKGDLTQRSDIKRNDEIGTLANTFNIMVDNLENSQNKLKNYQLDLEKEVTARTKELKELNDTLEIRVNSEIRKRQEQEQLLIQQSKLASMGEMIGNIAHQWRQPLNALGLVVQNIKFAYDFDELNDEFMNTSIEKVNKLTKNMSKTIDDFRNFFKPNKEKISFSLDEIINETLELVESTFKNHNIGIEKEIDKDIKVFGFPNEFLQTMLNIINNAKDAYIENNITNGKLYLKVNKSTDFAYITICDNAGGIPVQIRDKIFDPYFTTKEEGKGTGIGLYMSKIIIEQNMDGKLINEPIEDGTKFIISLPLYKD; encoded by the coding sequence TTGAAACTTAATCTTTTTAGTAAAATTTTTATTATTACTTTTGTAATTTTTTTAAGTGTTCTATCAATATATATGTATGAATTAAGAGAGTCTCAAAAAAACTCATTAATTAAAAATATTGAAATAAAAGCAAACAGTCTAGGTGATACAATTACTTTTATAAACAGTGATAATATGATTATAGATGATGAAGTTAAGATATTAGAATCTTTATTAAATTATGTAACATTAAATAAAGATATAGATTCTTTAGTTTTATCTAAAAGGGGAAATTATCAGCTTTTAGTTAAACATAATAGTTGGAAACAACTTGAAAAAAAATTGAAAAAAAATCAATTTAAAAATAAAATAGCTAAGTCTATATTTACAGATAAAAAAGTTTATAAATATTTATATCCTATAGTTTTCTCAGGAATAGAATGGGGCTTTTTATATTTTGAGTTATCTATTGATGAGTATAATGCACAATTAGAACAATTGAACAAACAGTTTTATATTCTTGTTTTTTTTATGTTAATTAGTAGTTTTTTTATATCTTATATTTTGGCGAGAATCATTTCTAAGCCTATTATTAAACTTAATAATATTTCAAATTTAATTTCAAAAGGTGATCTGACCCAAAGATCAGATATAAAAAGAAATGATGAAATAGGAACTTTAGCAAACACTTTTAATATTATGGTTGATAATTTAGAAAATTCACAAAACAAATTAAAAAACTATCAACTTGATTTGGAAAAAGAGGTTACTGCACGAACAAAAGAGTTAAAAGAGTTAAATGATACCTTGGAAATAAGAGTAAACTCTGAGATAAGAAAAAGACAAGAGCAAGAACAACTTTTAATACAACAATCAAAACTAGCTTCAATGGGCGAAATGATAGGAAATATTGCCCACCAATGGAGACAACCTTTAAATGCTTTAGGATTAGTAGTTCAAAATATAAAATTTGCCTATGATTTTGATGAGTTAAATGATGAATTTATGAATACTTCAATTGAAAAAGTAAATAAACTAACTAAAAATATGTCAAAAACAATTGATGATTTTAGAAATTTTTTTAAACCAAATAAAGAAAAGATTTCCTTTAGTCTTGATGAAATAATTAATGAAACACTGGAATTAGTGGAGTCTACATTTAAAAATCACAATATTGGTATAGAAAAAGAGATTGATAAAGATATCAAAGTGTTTGGGTTTCCAAATGAATTTTTACAAACAATGTTAAATATAATCAATAATGCAAAAGATGCTTATATTGAAAATAATATAACAAATGGAAAGTTATATTTAAAAGTTAACAAAAGTACAGATTTTGCATATATAACTATTTGTGATAATGCTGGTGGAATACCAGTACAAATTAGAGATAAAATTTTTGACCCTTATTTTACCACTAAAGAAGAGGGAAAAGGTACCGGTATTGGGTTATATATGTCAAAAATTATTATAGAACAGAATATGGATGGAAAACTAATAAATGAACCAATTGAAGATGGAACAAAATTTATTATAAGTTTACCTCTTTATAAGGATTGA
- a CDS encoding PAS domain S-box protein, whose protein sequence is MGHKKELLENLKNINILLVDDSIDARDELEIFFKNKVNKLYLASTGQEAYELYKEYNPDLVLSDIRMPEIDGIEMTKLIKDFDKDSKIILITAFNDSDYLYKAIQLHVDNYIMKPVDYNLLLESVLEISKIINLEKTNKAIHNTLEQYKDIVDERSIVSKTDINGIITYVNKPFEDISGYKKEELIGRPHSIIRHKETPKYVFEDLWKTICNKKTWYGTIKNKKKNGSYYIVDTIIKPILNINGEIEEFIALRNDITDLEESKEFFKNQSEKTNLDLKESIRVAKIYEEAVDKCNIILRVSIDKKIIFVNDAFCKISGYSKNELIGQPYSMIRDKNIDIQEYEESIKKLKNHLDEGKIYNGNISNTAKDGSTYHCKYTVFPIKDKDDNIVEYMSIRHDITQIITLHNELEETQREVIYKLGEIGETRSKETGNHVKRVAEYSKVLATKVGLSQDEINILFASSPMHDIGKVGIPDSILNKPGKLTPDEWDFMQTHSEIGYNILKSSTRPILKAAAIISYTHHEKWNGKGYPRGLKGEEIHIFGRITAIADVFDALGSDRCYKSAWELDKILKLLEDQRGKHFDPYLIDLFMENLDEFLSIRDRYKDNY, encoded by the coding sequence ATGGGTCATAAAAAAGAGCTATTAGAAAATTTAAAAAATATTAATATTTTATTAGTTGATGATAGTATAGATGCAAGAGATGAATTAGAAATTTTTTTTAAAAATAAAGTAAATAAACTATATTTGGCTTCTACTGGACAAGAAGCCTATGAACTGTATAAAGAGTATAATCCTGATTTAGTATTAAGTGATATTAGAATGCCAGAGATAGATGGTATAGAGATGACAAAGCTAATAAAAGATTTTGATAAAGATTCTAAAATTATATTAATTACAGCTTTTAATGATTCAGATTATTTATATAAAGCCATACAACTTCATGTTGATAATTATATTATGAAACCAGTTGATTACAATTTATTACTAGAATCAGTTTTGGAAATATCTAAAATAATTAATTTAGAAAAAACAAATAAAGCTATTCATAATACATTAGAACAATATAAAGATATTGTTGATGAACGTTCAATTGTTTCGAAAACTGATATAAATGGAATAATAACTTATGTAAATAAGCCCTTTGAAGATATTTCAGGATATAAAAAAGAGGAATTAATAGGACGACCTCATAGTATAATAAGACATAAAGAAACTCCAAAATATGTTTTTGAGGATTTATGGAAAACAATATGTAATAAAAAAACATGGTATGGAACCATAAAAAATAAAAAGAAAAATGGTAGTTACTATATAGTTGATACAATAATTAAACCTATATTAAATATTAATGGTGAAATTGAAGAGTTTATCGCTTTACGAAATGATATAACAGATTTAGAAGAATCAAAAGAGTTTTTTAAAAATCAAAGTGAAAAAACAAACCTAGATTTAAAAGAGAGTATTAGAGTTGCAAAGATATATGAAGAAGCAGTTGATAAGTGTAATATTATATTAAGAGTATCTATAGATAAAAAAATCATATTTGTAAATGATGCTTTTTGTAAAATTAGTGGTTACTCAAAAAATGAACTAATAGGGCAACCTTATTCTATGATAAGAGATAAGAATATTGATATACAAGAGTATGAAGAGAGTATTAAAAAGTTAAAAAACCATTTAGATGAGGGTAAAATATATAATGGTAATATCTCAAATACTGCAAAAGATGGTTCAACTTATCACTGTAAATATACCGTATTTCCCATAAAAGATAAAGATGATAATATAGTTGAATATATGAGTATTCGCCACGATATTACACAAATCATAACTTTACATAATGAGTTGGAAGAAACTCAAAGGGAAGTTATATATAAACTAGGCGAAATAGGTGAAACAAGAAGTAAAGAAACAGGAAATCATGTAAAAAGGGTAGCAGAGTATTCTAAAGTATTAGCTACAAAAGTTGGTTTATCTCAAGATGAAATTAATATTTTATTTGCCTCTTCACCAATGCATGATATTGGAAAAGTAGGTATTCCTGATTCAATACTAAATAAGCCAGGAAAACTTACACCTGATGAGTGGGATTTTATGCAAACTCACTCAGAAATAGGTTATAACATATTAAAATCATCAACTAGACCAATTTTAAAAGCAGCCGCAATTATTTCATATACTCATCATGAAAAATGGAATGGAAAAGGTTATCCAAGGGGTTTAAAAGGTGAAGAGATACATATCTTTGGAAGAATAACAGCCATTGCAGATGTTTTTGATGCCTTAGGTAGTGACAGATGTTACAAAAGTGCTTGGGAACTAGATAAAATTTTAAAATTATTAGAAGATCAAAGAGGAAAACATTTTGATCCTTATTTAATAGATTTATTTATGGAAAATTTAGATGAATTTTTAAGTATTAGAGATAGGTATAAGGATAATTACTAA
- a CDS encoding diguanylate cyclase, translating into MKKLNKNILESATVLYVEDEDLIREEMYYFLNRYVKKLYVAKNGEEGLKLFHEINPDIIITDIQMPVMNGIEMLKEINNKNIPVIITTAYSDIDFFLDAIELKIDKFIIKPIDLSEIITSIQDLVGASRLKKKLSENDRLLEIIDENVLISITDKDGIIIDVSSSFCEFVGYTKEELLGNTHKILRHEDNSSDFYKNMWETIRKGEVFQAEIRNRKKSKEICWANLTITPLFQDGEIVNYIAIRQDTTNKKKLEDIAIHDDMTGLYNRRYLNEVIEKEIRRIKREESILSLVTIDVDYFKKYNDTYGHPEGDKVLTEVAKILKEHAQRATDYIFRMGGEEFGIIFSDLSIEKSLDFVKDIVKAVEDLKIEHISNETGNYITISAGLIVQSAANLDSFKEMYKLSDEALYKAKENGKNQVVLSDKSQ; encoded by the coding sequence ATGAAAAAATTAAATAAAAATATATTAGAGAGTGCAACTGTTCTTTATGTAGAAGATGAAGATCTAATTCGTGAAGAGATGTATTATTTTCTTAATAGATATGTAAAAAAACTTTATGTAGCCAAAAATGGAGAAGAGGGTTTAAAACTTTTCCATGAAATAAATCCTGATATTATTATTACAGATATACAAATGCCAGTAATGAATGGTATTGAGATGTTAAAAGAGATTAATAATAAAAATATTCCTGTAATTATAACCACTGCATATTCTGATATTGACTTTTTTCTTGATGCAATTGAATTAAAAATTGATAAGTTTATTATAAAACCAATTGATTTATCTGAAATTATTACTAGTATTCAAGACTTAGTTGGTGCTTCAAGATTAAAGAAAAAATTATCTGAAAACGACAGACTTTTAGAGATTATAGATGAAAATGTATTAATATCAATTACAGATAAAGATGGAATTATTATTGATGTTAGTAGTTCTTTTTGTGAATTTGTAGGATATACAAAAGAGGAATTACTAGGAAATACACATAAAATATTAAGACATGAAGATAATTCAAGTGATTTTTATAAGAATATGTGGGAAACAATCAGAAAAGGTGAAGTTTTCCAAGCAGAAATAAGAAATAGAAAAAAATCAAAAGAGATTTGCTGGGCAAATTTAACAATTACTCCTTTGTTTCAAGATGGAGAGATTGTAAACTATATTGCAATAAGACAAGATACAACAAATAAAAAGAAACTTGAAGATATTGCAATTCATGATGATATGACAGGTCTTTATAATAGACGGTATCTAAATGAAGTGATTGAAAAAGAGATTAGAAGAATAAAAAGAGAAGAATCTATTTTAAGTTTAGTTACTATTGATGTGGATTATTTTAAAAAATATAATGATACTTATGGGCATCCAGAAGGGGATAAAGTATTAACAGAAGTAGCAAAAATTCTAAAAGAACATGCTCAAAGAGCAACTGATTATATATTTAGAATGGGTGGAGAAGAGTTTGGAATAATTTTTAGTGATTTATCAATAGAAAAATCACTAGATTTTGTAAAAGATATTGTAAAAGCAGTAGAAGATTTGAAAATTGAACACATAAGTAATGAAACTGGAAATTATATTACTATTTCAGCAGGATTAATTGTACAATCAGCTGCAAATTTAGATTCTTTTAAAGAGATGTATAAACTTTCAGATGAAGCTTTATATAAAGCAAAAGAGAATGGGAAAAATCAGGTTGTACTTTCTGATAAATCCCAATAA
- the hisH gene encoding imidazole glycerol phosphate synthase subunit HisH, whose protein sequence is MVGIIDYNMGNLASVYNACHLLDAKASFVKDPDELKKFDKIILPGVGAFGDAMENLNSTGMKEAIWEYSKSGKNMIGICLGMQLLFESSEEFGAHEGLGLIDGKVVKFDKSKMHEDTKIPHMGWNTIKTKDDHTLFEGLENPYLYFVHSYHAVTADKNVIGTTEYGYEFVSAVHKENIYGFQPHPEKSHDNGLKILKNFMNLK, encoded by the coding sequence GTGGTTGGAATTATCGATTACAATATGGGAAATCTAGCAAGTGTTTATAATGCTTGTCATCTATTAGATGCAAAAGCCTCTTTTGTAAAAGATCCTGATGAATTAAAAAAGTTTGATAAGATTATATTACCGGGAGTTGGTGCTTTTGGGGATGCAATGGAAAACTTAAATTCAACAGGTATGAAAGAAGCGATTTGGGAATACTCAAAAAGTGGTAAAAATATGATTGGTATTTGTTTAGGAATGCAACTTTTATTTGAAAGCTCAGAAGAGTTTGGAGCACATGAAGGTTTAGGACTTATAGATGGAAAAGTTGTTAAATTTGATAAGTCAAAAATGCATGAAGATACTAAGATTCCTCACATGGGATGGAATACAATAAAAACAAAAGATGACCATACTTTATTTGAAGGATTAGAAAATCCTTACCTTTATTTCGTACACTCATATCACGCAGTAACTGCTGATAAAAATGTAATTGGTACAACAGAATATGGATATGAATTTGTAAGTGCTGTACACAAAGAAAATATTTACGGATTTCAACCTCATCCTGAGAAATCTCACGATAATGGTTTAAAAATCCTAAAAAATTTTATGAATCTAAAATAA
- a CDS encoding response regulator transcription factor produces the protein MDNKKKILLLEDDTILAQTMVSLLEQENYDVTLVEDGEEVLDKTYDNKYDLYLFDINVPLLNGTNTLKLLREAQDTTPTFFITALRDTASILNGFDCGCDDYIKKPFDSDELLARIKAVMKRNNPVIKYKNITFDLFDNRLLLDEEEVSLGSVEKDVFALLIKNIGKTIDKSIFFDYMNKPSDAALRVLISKLKKVLNIDISNTKGVGYKLEKI, from the coding sequence ATGGATAATAAAAAAAAGATTTTACTTTTAGAAGATGATACAATTTTAGCTCAAACAATGGTATCTTTGTTAGAGCAAGAAAATTATGATGTCACATTAGTAGAAGATGGTGAAGAGGTTTTAGATAAAACCTATGACAATAAATATGATCTTTATCTTTTTGATATAAATGTTCCTTTATTAAATGGTACCAATACTCTAAAACTTCTAAGAGAAGCTCAAGACACAACTCCAACTTTTTTTATTACAGCCCTTAGAGATACGGCATCTATTTTAAATGGTTTTGATTGTGGTTGTGATGATTATATAAAAAAGCCTTTTGATTCTGATGAATTATTAGCTAGAATAAAAGCAGTGATGAAAAGAAATAATCCAGTAATAAAATATAAAAATATAACTTTTGATTTATTTGACAATAGATTATTATTGGATGAAGAAGAGGTATCATTAGGAAGTGTTGAAAAAGATGTGTTTGCACTTCTTATAAAAAATATAGGTAAAACAATTGATAAATCTATATTTTTTGATTATATGAATAAACCTAGTGATGCAGCCCTTAGAGTATTAATTAGTAAATTAAAAAAAGTTTTAAATATTGATATCTCTAACACTAAAGGTGTAGGATACAAACTTGAAAAAATATGA
- a CDS encoding HAMP domain-containing sensor histidine kinase, whose protein sequence is MKKYEKKSFLTSVFLFFIPLAIFASIVLYMYHQDKIKDIQQNILYQMRDYTFDFKNDKFILDVVEFDNKKELFKLYRCKEGFCSYFKAANSGLYLLKVIFPQEKYEKIYEEFIIKIFKFSIIVMFILLILSFGFAFYSLRPMREALYLLENFLKDIIHDLNTPSTSILLNSKLLRKRGDFEEIERIELSAKTISSLYKNLEFISQKGIEKNENISIEEVINSKIEVLQKLYPTIVFKKDIEDFYVKTNENAFERILDNLLTNACKYNKKNGIVHIYASNNKIIIKDTGIGIKNVGKVFDRYYKETDRGLGIGLSIVKKLCDALDIKISIKSKIEEGTSVELVL, encoded by the coding sequence TTGAAAAAATATGAAAAAAAATCTTTTTTAACTTCTGTATTTTTATTTTTTATCCCCTTAGCAATATTTGCAAGTATTGTATTATATATGTATCATCAAGACAAAATAAAAGATATACAACAAAATATACTTTATCAAATGAGAGATTATACCTTTGATTTCAAAAATGATAAATTTATATTAGATGTAGTTGAGTTTGATAATAAAAAAGAGTTATTTAAATTATATAGATGTAAAGAGGGTTTTTGTTCTTATTTTAAGGCTGCTAATTCAGGATTGTATCTGTTAAAAGTGATTTTTCCTCAAGAAAAATATGAAAAAATCTATGAAGAGTTTATTATTAAAATATTTAAGTTTTCAATTATTGTTATGTTTATTCTTTTAATTTTATCTTTTGGATTTGCTTTTTATTCTTTAAGACCTATGAGAGAAGCTTTATATCTTTTGGAAAATTTTTTAAAAGATATTATTCATGATTTAAATACACCTTCAACTTCTATTTTATTAAATTCAAAACTCTTACGAAAAAGGGGAGATTTTGAGGAGATAGAAAGAATTGAACTTAGTGCAAAAACAATCAGTTCTTTATATAAAAATTTAGAGTTTATTTCACAAAAGGGGATTGAAAAAAATGAAAATATCTCTATTGAGGAAGTGATAAATAGCAAAATTGAAGTTTTACAAAAACTATATCCAACAATTGTTTTTAAAAAAGACATAGAAGATTTTTATGTAAAAACAAATGAAAATGCTTTTGAAAGAATTCTTGACAATTTACTTACAAATGCTTGTAAATATAATAAAAAAAATGGAATTGTTCATATTTATGCTTCAAATAATAAGATTATTATAAAAGATACAGGTATTGGGATTAAAAATGTTGGAAAAGTATTTGATAGATACTATAAAGAAACCGATAGAGGCTTGGGTATTGGTTTAAGTATAGTTAAAAAACTATGTGATGCTTTAGATATAAAAATCAGTATAAAAAGTAAAATAGAAGAGGGGACAAGCGTAGAACTTGTCCTTTAA
- a CDS encoding phosphoribosyltransferase family protein, with the protein MKCLSCENYSFSIICKDCQKNLLTPSFHKREISKNFFNYSFYSFSEIEDLLTSKYYFHGDRVYNILAKLSFAKFASSFTFDKIVYSIGIDEHTRHEFSQTAILSRHLKSKYIKPLYGKCKATKQIKYAGKDLEFRKKNKRRFQTNLENKNIILVDDLITTGTTILEAKNTLEKKGNNILFSLTLADAKI; encoded by the coding sequence ATGAAATGTTTATCTTGTGAAAACTACTCTTTTTCTATTATTTGTAAAGATTGTCAAAAAAATCTTCTAACACCCTCTTTTCATAAAAGAGAAATATCTAAAAACTTTTTTAACTATTCATTTTATTCCTTTTCAGAGATAGAAGATTTACTTACTTCAAAATACTATTTTCATGGGGACAGGGTTTATAATATCTTAGCCAAACTCTCATTTGCCAAATTTGCATCTAGTTTTACTTTTGACAAAATTGTTTACTCTATTGGTATTGATGAACATACGAGACATGAGTTTTCCCAAACTGCTATTTTATCACGTCATTTAAAATCAAAATATATAAAACCTTTATATGGAAAATGCAAAGCAACAAAACAAATAAAGTATGCGGGGAAAGATTTAGAATTTAGGAAAAAAAATAAAAGAAGATTTCAAACAAATCTAGAAAATAAAAATATTATCCTTGTTGATGATTTGATTACTACGGGGACTACTATACTTGAAGCAAAAAATACTTTAGAAAAAAAAGGGAATAATATTCTTTTTTCTTTAACTCTTGCCGATGCAAAAATTTGA
- the lepA gene encoding translation elongation factor 4, with translation MQKNIRNFSIIAHIDHGKSTLADRIIQECGAVTDREMSSQVMDTMDIEQERGITIKAQSVRLKYIKDGQEYVLNLIDTPGHVDFSYEVSRSLASSEGALLIVDSTQGVEAQTIANVYIALDNDLELLPVVNKIDLPSADPMRVLEETEEAIGLDCTEHNLISAKTGLGVKDLIDSIVDRVPAPTGDENAPTKALIYDSWFDNYLGALALVRVYDGSIKKGQVLKMMNTKVQHPVLSLMYPHPIKREDTSEIKTGEIGIVVLGLKTLDGIAVGDTMTDAKNPTEKPISGFEPAKPFVFAGIYPIETDKFEDLREALTKLQLNDSSISFEPESSAALGSGFRTGFLGMLHMEVIKERLEREFDLDLIATAPTVVYEVEKTDGERISIQNPSELPEPNYIETIYEPYVKATILVPDEFLGNVIKLLNEKRGIQIKMDYLGKRVLLEYDIPMNEIVMDFYDKLKSTTKGYASFDYEPIGFRPGILKKLDIRVAGEVVDALSIIVPEDKALYRGREFIKALKELIPRQLFEVAVQASIGNTVIARETVKSMGKNVTAKCYGGDITRKRKLLEKQKAGKKRMKAIGKVNVPQEAFMAVLKI, from the coding sequence TTGCAAAAAAATATTAGAAACTTTAGTATTATTGCTCATATTGACCATGGGAAATCTACACTAGCTGATAGAATAATACAAGAGTGTGGAGCTGTTACAGATAGAGAGATGTCATCTCAAGTAATGGATACAATGGATATCGAACAAGAGCGTGGTATTACTATTAAAGCTCAAAGTGTTAGATTAAAATATATAAAAGATGGACAAGAGTATGTATTAAACTTAATTGACACTCCAGGGCATGTTGACTTCTCTTATGAAGTTAGTAGAAGTTTAGCTTCATCAGAGGGTGCACTTTTAATTGTTGATTCAACACAAGGTGTAGAAGCACAAACTATTGCAAATGTATATATTGCTTTAGACAATGATTTAGAACTTTTACCAGTTGTAAATAAAATCGATTTGCCAAGTGCTGATCCGATGAGAGTTTTAGAAGAAACTGAGGAAGCTATAGGATTAGATTGTACAGAGCATAATCTAATTTCTGCAAAAACTGGTTTAGGTGTAAAAGATTTAATCGATTCTATTGTTGATAGAGTTCCAGCTCCTACAGGAGATGAAAATGCTCCAACAAAAGCTTTAATATATGATTCATGGTTTGATAACTATTTAGGTGCTTTAGCACTTGTTAGAGTTTATGATGGAAGTATTAAAAAAGGTCAAGTACTTAAGATGATGAATACAAAAGTACAACATCCAGTGCTTAGTTTAATGTATCCTCACCCTATAAAAAGAGAAGATACTTCTGAAATAAAAACAGGTGAGATTGGTATTGTTGTACTTGGTTTAAAAACATTAGATGGTATTGCAGTTGGTGATACAATGACTGATGCAAAAAACCCTACAGAAAAACCTATTTCAGGATTTGAACCAGCTAAGCCATTTGTATTTGCAGGTATTTACCCAATAGAAACAGATAAATTTGAAGATTTAAGAGAAGCTTTAACAAAACTTCAATTAAATGATTCATCAATCTCATTTGAACCTGAAAGTTCAGCAGCTTTAGGAAGTGGATTTAGAACTGGTTTCTTAGGTATGCTTCATATGGAAGTTATTAAAGAAAGACTTGAAAGAGAGTTTGACTTAGACTTAATTGCAACTGCACCTACAGTTGTATATGAAGTGGAAAAGACTGATGGAGAAAGAATTAGTATTCAAAACCCAAGTGAACTTCCAGAGCCAAATTATATTGAAACAATATATGAACCATATGTTAAAGCAACAATATTAGTTCCTGATGAATTTTTAGGGAATGTAATAAAACTTCTAAATGAAAAAAGAGGAATCCAAATTAAAATGGATTACTTAGGTAAAAGAGTACTTTTAGAATATGATATTCCAATGAATGAAATTGTAATGGACTTTTATGATAAATTAAAATCTACTACAAAAGGTTATGCATCTTTTGATTATGAACCAATTGGGTTTAGACCAGGTATTCTTAAAAAACTTGATATAAGAGTTGCAGGTGAAGTTGTGGATGCACTATCTATTATTGTACCTGAAGACAAAGCTTTATATAGAGGAAGAGAGTTTATTAAAGCACTTAAAGAGCTTATTCCTAGACAACTATTTGAAGTTGCAGTTCAAGCAAGTATTGGAAATACAGTTATTGCTAGAGAAACTGTAAAATCAATGGGGAAAAATGTTACTGCTAAATGTTATGGTGGTGATATTACAAGAAAAAGAAAACTTTTAGAGAAACAAAAAGCTGGTAAAAAAAGAATGAAAGCAATAGGTAAGGTAAATGTACCTCAAGAAGCTTTCATGGCAGTTTTAAAGATATAG